One Streptomyces sp. CG4 genomic window, AGGTAGCGGCCCTTCTCGCCCAGGCCCAGGGCCTCGGCGGTGCGGATCGCGTCGTCGACCGTCGTGTACAGGGAGTCGTTGATCTCGTGCGAGACACCGTCCTCCTCGCCGCCGGTCGGGGTGATCTCCACCTCGAGGATGATGTTGGCGCGGCGGGCCTGCTCAAGCAGCTCCTGGGCGATGGCCAGGTTGTCGGCCAGCGTCTCGGCGGAGCCGTCCCACATGTGGGACTGGAACAGCGGGTGCCTGCCGGCCTTCACGCGCTCCTCGGAGACCGCGAGCAGCGGACGGACGTACCCGTCGAGCTTGTCCTTCGGGCAGTGGTCGGTGTGCAGCGCGATGTTGACCGGGTACTTCTCGGCGATGATGTGCGCGTACTCGGCGAGCGCGACCGCGCCGGTGACCATGTCCTTGCTGTACTGGCCGCCGAGGAACTCGGCACCACCGGTCGAGATCTGGACGATGCCGTCGCTCTCCGCCTCCGCGAAGCCGCGCAGCGCCGCGTTCAGGGTCTGGCTCGAGGTGACGTTGATGGCCGGGTAGGCGAACTTGCCTGCCTTCGCCCGGTCCAGCATCTCGTTGTAGACCTCGGGGGTTGCGATGGGCATCTGTCCGCTCCTTGTGTTGCGGGTGAGAGGTTCTGCGTTACGGCCCTGACCTAGACCTGGGGATTCGACGCCGTCGTCGATCCCATCTTTCCAGACCCGGCGCCCTGCTCGGCGCACCCGTCAAGTCCAGGTCAAACCGCCCGGTCAGTCCAGACCCAGTTCATCCTTCGAGAAGGCGAAGAGGTACGGCACCCCGGCCTGTTCGGCGATCGCCTCGGCCGCGCCGGTGGCCCGGTCCACGATCGTGGCGACGGCGACGACCTCGGCGCCGGCCTCGCGCAGTGCCTCCACGGCCGTCAGCACGGAGCCGCCGGTGGTGGAGGTGTCCTCGACGGCGAGGACG contains:
- the fbaA gene encoding class II fructose-bisphosphate aldolase: MPIATPEVYNEMLDRAKAGKFAYPAINVTSSQTLNAALRGFAEAESDGIVQISTGGAEFLGGQYSKDMVTGAVALAEYAHIIAEKYPVNIALHTDHCPKDKLDGYVRPLLAVSEERVKAGRHPLFQSHMWDGSAETLADNLAIAQELLEQARRANIILEVEITPTGGEEDGVSHEINDSLYTTVDDAIRTAEALGLGEKGRYLLAASFGNVHGVYKPGNVVLRPDLLKELNDGVAAKFGKQSPFDFVFHGGSGSTEQEILTALENGVVKMNLDTDTQYAFTRPVAAHMFQNYDGVLKVDGEVGNKKAYDPRTWGKLAEGSMAARVVEATQNLRSAGNKIK